A genomic region of Acidobacteriota bacterium contains the following coding sequences:
- the obgE gene encoding GTPase ObgE has protein sequence MFLDRVKIRIKAGDGGNGVTAFRREKFIPRGGPSGGDGGVGGSVWMEATEGLNTLLHLRYNPEHKAERGHHGEGSNRYGKDGADHVVRVPVGTQVFDAETNELLFDFTEAGQRYLAAKGGKGGWGNSHFATPTRRAPKFHYMGRPGKERELQLELKLIADVGLVGFPNVGKSTLISVISAAKPKIADYPFTTLEPNLGVVDMGDFRTFVVADIPGLIEGASDGAGLGDRFLRHVERTKLILHLVDVSSLSGRDPVKDYEIINRELTNYDAELGARPQIVVATKIDALDDPKRLEKLKKRAKKDGKAFFEISSVTNVGVKALVNAVSVSLDEFNRDEAEAKAKAEKERLGEIATNVVV, from the coding sequence ATGTTTCTAGACCGCGTAAAAATAAGGATCAAGGCCGGCGACGGCGGCAATGGTGTGACTGCGTTTCGGCGCGAAAAGTTCATTCCTCGAGGCGGGCCATCGGGCGGTGACGGCGGAGTGGGCGGCAGCGTTTGGATGGAAGCGACTGAAGGATTGAACACTCTTCTCCATTTGCGTTACAACCCCGAACACAAGGCGGAACGCGGCCACCACGGCGAAGGCTCGAACCGGTATGGCAAGGACGGAGCAGACCATGTCGTGCGAGTACCGGTCGGTACGCAGGTTTTCGATGCCGAGACCAACGAGTTGCTCTTTGATTTTACCGAGGCCGGACAACGCTATCTCGCGGCGAAAGGCGGCAAAGGCGGCTGGGGCAACTCTCATTTTGCGACACCGACGCGCAGAGCACCAAAATTCCATTACATGGGCCGCCCTGGAAAAGAACGCGAACTTCAGCTCGAATTAAAGCTGATCGCAGATGTTGGCCTCGTCGGTTTTCCGAACGTTGGTAAATCGACATTGATCTCCGTCATTTCGGCGGCAAAACCAAAGATCGCGGATTATCCTTTCACGACACTTGAGCCAAATCTTGGAGTGGTCGACATGGGTGATTTTCGCACTTTTGTCGTTGCCGATATTCCCGGCTTGATCGAGGGAGCATCGGACGGTGCTGGCCTCGGCGACCGTTTTTTGCGGCATGTCGAACGAACCAAGTTGATTCTGCACCTCGTTGACGTTTCCTCACTTTCGGGTCGCGATCCCGTTAAGGACTACGAGATCATCAATCGCGAGTTGACAAATTACGACGCAGAACTTGGCGCTCGGCCGCAGATCGTTGTCGCTACAAAGATCGACGCCCTTGACGACCCAAAGCGCCTCGAGAAGCTCAAGAAGCGTGCTAAAAAGGATGGCAAGGCGTTTTTCGAGATCTCTTCGGTAACGAACGTCGGCGTCAAAGCACTTGTGAATGCCGTTTCAGTATCACTCGACGAATTTAATCGTGACGAAGCTGAGGCAAAGGCGAAAGCTGAGAAGGAACGGCTCGGTGAAATAGCGACCAATGTTGTCGTCTAA
- the nadD gene encoding nicotinate (nicotinamide) nucleotide adenylyltransferase has protein sequence MVNENAPTLEIEDRRVAFYGGSFDPVHNGHVAIAHALITQFNLDEFVFIPAFHAPHKKRKKPTSSYDRYAMLCIVTVNDPNISVSKIEIELPERPYSVETLPRLNSLYPSDEIFFVMGADSWMDITSWREWETVLSLTNQIVVTRPGHPISTDHVTDEIRSRIVDLRSEGLPLRSVFSHIEQRTTNNQHRTIYLTDSVNLDISATEIRQKIRDLDGSWRSDVPVEVANYIEKYQIYN, from the coding sequence ATGGTCAACGAGAACGCACCCACATTAGAGATCGAAGATCGCCGCGTAGCATTTTACGGCGGAAGCTTTGATCCCGTGCATAATGGGCACGTTGCGATCGCTCACGCTCTGATCACTCAATTCAATCTTGACGAATTCGTTTTTATCCCGGCATTTCATGCCCCGCACAAAAAGCGAAAAAAACCTACAAGCTCGTACGACCGCTACGCGATGTTGTGTATTGTAACGGTAAACGATCCAAATATTTCGGTTTCAAAGATAGAGATCGAATTGCCTGAACGGCCTTACTCGGTCGAAACATTGCCCCGGCTCAATTCGCTCTATCCAAGTGACGAGATCTTTTTCGTCATGGGTGCAGACTCATGGATGGACATCACTTCGTGGCGAGAATGGGAAACGGTTTTAAGTCTGACGAATCAGATCGTGGTCACGCGACCGGGTCATCCTATTTCAACCGACCACGTTACCGACGAGATCCGCTCACGAATTGTCGACCTAAGATCAGAAGGGCTACCGTTGAGGAGTGTGTTTTCGCACATTGAACAACGAACGACGAACAACCAACATCGAACGATCTACCTTACCGACTCGGTCAACCTCGACATTTCAGCCACAGAGATACGACAGAAGATCCGCGATCTGGACGGTTCATGGCGGAGCGATGTGCCTGTCGAAGTTGCAAATTATATCGAAAAATATCAGATTTATAACTAA
- the rsfS gene encoding ribosome silencing factor codes for MEEIQEKSLQREAVKIEIAVPPTPFVDLDPEVRLAIQCASEKKAFDLVALDLRDIASFTEFFIIASGANQRQVQAIADEINEQLKKQLNSNAVRIEGYSSAEWVLLDYGDFVVHIFDKDAREFYDLTRLWHDAKRVSLPANI; via the coding sequence ATGGAAGAAATTCAAGAAAAATCGCTTCAGCGTGAAGCCGTCAAAATAGAAATCGCCGTTCCGCCGACTCCGTTCGTTGACCTCGACCCCGAAGTTAGACTCGCCATCCAATGTGCCAGTGAAAAAAAGGCGTTCGACTTGGTCGCTCTCGATCTTCGTGACATCGCCAGTTTCACGGAGTTTTTCATAATCGCCAGTGGTGCAAATCAGCGTCAGGTCCAGGCGATCGCAGATGAGATCAATGAACAGCTTAAGAAGCAGTTGAATTCGAATGCCGTCCGGATCGAAGGATATAGTTCCGCCGAATGGGTCTTACTCGATTACGGTGATTTTGTCGTTCATATTTTTGACAAAGACGCCCGGGAATTCTACGATCTGACCCGTCTATGGCACGACGCCAAGAGGGTCTCGTTACCGGCTAACATCTGA